The Rhineura floridana isolate rRhiFlo1 chromosome 8, rRhiFlo1.hap2, whole genome shotgun sequence genome includes a region encoding these proteins:
- the TCP11L2 gene encoding T-complex protein 11-like protein 2 isoform X1 yields MPLNDEQNSDCDSSRFSESAASSSSDSEYSRQSFTSDSSSKPGSPASTSPPKVVTFDEMMAAARNLSNLTLAHEIAVNENFHLEQIEHPQNRRVKQIVHKAFWDRLEEDLNEDPPEYEHAIKLFEEIKEILLSFLNPGSNRMRSQICEVLDADLIRQQAEHDAVDIQGLANYVISTMGKLCAPIRDNEVSQLKATGNIVVLLRQIFHVLDLMTMDMVNYTIRSLRPHLQRNLVDYERAKFQDILEETPSALDLTTEWIKESIQDELSSLSREASSCAGADGISKTNLSPTLVLTNSYLKLLRWDYQKKPIPETLVTDEGRLQELSEKLNQLKIIACICLITSNMVAAAIEGIPDFVEKQKRISFVLLEGMNKKTFDLREALNAIGVQTCSEISESLAARGFPLLNKEVQANLVGQLCNVVEEENPINSLIDKRIHLYLRSLLASPGFQKSMPTIPGGLAVIQTEIETIGSQYANIVNLNKQVYGPFYANIFRKLLFCETNKAEPEPSTN; encoded by the exons ATGCCTCTCAACGATGAGCAGAACAGCGACTGTGATTCTTCACGATTCTCCGAAAGTGCAGCTTCTTCTTCCAGCGACTCCGAATACTCAAGGCAGAGTTTCACCAGTGACTCTTCAAGCAAGCCTGGCTCCCCAGCGT CAACAAGCCCTCCCAAAGTGGTCACATTTGATGAAATGATGGCAGCAGCAAGAAATTTGTCAAACTTGACTCTGGCTCATGAAATTGCTGTAAATGAAAACTTTCACTTGGAGCAGATTGAGCATCCACAGAACAG AAGAGTGAAACAAATTGTACACAAAGCATTCTGGGATCGTTTGGAGGAAGACTTGAATGAAGATCCTCCCGAATATGAACATGCTATCAAACTGTTTGAAGAAATTAAAGAG ATTCTTCTTTCTTTCCTGAACCCTGGGTCTAACAGGATGCGGAGCCAAATCTGTGAAGTCCTTGATGCAGACCTCATAAGGCAGCAGGCCGAGCATGACGCGGTTGACATCCAGGGCCTCGCAAACTATGTCATTAGCACCATGGGGAAATTGTGTGCTCCAATAAGGGATAATGAAGTCAGCCAGTTAAAGGCTACTGGGAATATTGTCGTATTGTTGAG GCAAATATTCCATGTTCTGGATCTCATGACAATGGATATGGTTAACTATACTATACGGAGCCTTCGACCCCATCTTCAGCGTAACTTGGTGGATTACGAGAGAGCTAAATTCCAAGACATACTTGAAGAAACACCAA GTGCCCTGGACTTGACAACAGAATGGATAAAGGAATCTATACAGGATGAATTATCTTCTCTTTCCCGTGAAGCATCTTCAtgtgctggtgctgatgggatctCTAAAACAAATCTGAGTCCTACTTTGGTGCTGACAAACAGCTACTTGAAACTATTGCGGTGGGATTATCAGAAAAAACCTATTCCTGAG ACGTTAGTGACAGATGAAGGTCGTCTTCAGGAGCTATCGGAGAAGCTGAATCAGTTGAAGATTATAGCGTGCATCTGTCTCATAACAAGCAACATGGTGGCTGCGGCTATTGAGGGCATTCCCGATTTTGTAGAAAAACAAAAGCGGATTTCATTTGTGCTGCTTGAAGGGATGAATAAGAA GACTTTTGATTTGAGAGAAGCTCTTAATGCAATAGGTGTTCAGACATGTAGTGAAATAAGTGAGTCGCTGGCTGCGAGGGGCTTCCCACTGCTAAATAAGGAAGTTCAAGCCAATTTAGTGGGGCAGCTCTGCAATGTTGTCGAGGAAGAAAATCCTATCAACTCCTTAATTG ATAAACGAATTCATTTGTACTTGAGAAGTTTGCTTGCTTCTCCAGGCTTTCAAAAGTCTATGCCTACAATTCCAGGAGGCCTTGCTGTGATTCAGACTGAGATAGAGACCATTGGATCTCAGTATGCCAACATTGTTAACCTTAATAAACAGGTGTATGGACCATTCTATGCAAATATTTTTAGAAAATTGCTATTCTGTGAAACAAACAAAGCGGAACCTGAACCTTCTACTAACTGA
- the TCP11L2 gene encoding T-complex protein 11-like protein 2 isoform X2, translated as MMAAARNLSNLTLAHEIAVNENFHLEQIEHPQNRRVKQIVHKAFWDRLEEDLNEDPPEYEHAIKLFEEIKEILLSFLNPGSNRMRSQICEVLDADLIRQQAEHDAVDIQGLANYVISTMGKLCAPIRDNEVSQLKATGNIVVLLRQIFHVLDLMTMDMVNYTIRSLRPHLQRNLVDYERAKFQDILEETPSALDLTTEWIKESIQDELSSLSREASSCAGADGISKTNLSPTLVLTNSYLKLLRWDYQKKPIPETLVTDEGRLQELSEKLNQLKIIACICLITSNMVAAAIEGIPDFVEKQKRISFVLLEGMNKKTFDLREALNAIGVQTCSEISESLAARGFPLLNKEVQANLVGQLCNVVEEENPINSLIDKRIHLYLRSLLASPGFQKSMPTIPGGLAVIQTEIETIGSQYANIVNLNKQVYGPFYANIFRKLLFCETNKAEPEPSTN; from the exons ATGATGGCAGCAGCAAGAAATTTGTCAAACTTGACTCTGGCTCATGAAATTGCTGTAAATGAAAACTTTCACTTGGAGCAGATTGAGCATCCACAGAACAG AAGAGTGAAACAAATTGTACACAAAGCATTCTGGGATCGTTTGGAGGAAGACTTGAATGAAGATCCTCCCGAATATGAACATGCTATCAAACTGTTTGAAGAAATTAAAGAG ATTCTTCTTTCTTTCCTGAACCCTGGGTCTAACAGGATGCGGAGCCAAATCTGTGAAGTCCTTGATGCAGACCTCATAAGGCAGCAGGCCGAGCATGACGCGGTTGACATCCAGGGCCTCGCAAACTATGTCATTAGCACCATGGGGAAATTGTGTGCTCCAATAAGGGATAATGAAGTCAGCCAGTTAAAGGCTACTGGGAATATTGTCGTATTGTTGAG GCAAATATTCCATGTTCTGGATCTCATGACAATGGATATGGTTAACTATACTATACGGAGCCTTCGACCCCATCTTCAGCGTAACTTGGTGGATTACGAGAGAGCTAAATTCCAAGACATACTTGAAGAAACACCAA GTGCCCTGGACTTGACAACAGAATGGATAAAGGAATCTATACAGGATGAATTATCTTCTCTTTCCCGTGAAGCATCTTCAtgtgctggtgctgatgggatctCTAAAACAAATCTGAGTCCTACTTTGGTGCTGACAAACAGCTACTTGAAACTATTGCGGTGGGATTATCAGAAAAAACCTATTCCTGAG ACGTTAGTGACAGATGAAGGTCGTCTTCAGGAGCTATCGGAGAAGCTGAATCAGTTGAAGATTATAGCGTGCATCTGTCTCATAACAAGCAACATGGTGGCTGCGGCTATTGAGGGCATTCCCGATTTTGTAGAAAAACAAAAGCGGATTTCATTTGTGCTGCTTGAAGGGATGAATAAGAA GACTTTTGATTTGAGAGAAGCTCTTAATGCAATAGGTGTTCAGACATGTAGTGAAATAAGTGAGTCGCTGGCTGCGAGGGGCTTCCCACTGCTAAATAAGGAAGTTCAAGCCAATTTAGTGGGGCAGCTCTGCAATGTTGTCGAGGAAGAAAATCCTATCAACTCCTTAATTG ATAAACGAATTCATTTGTACTTGAGAAGTTTGCTTGCTTCTCCAGGCTTTCAAAAGTCTATGCCTACAATTCCAGGAGGCCTTGCTGTGATTCAGACTGAGATAGAGACCATTGGATCTCAGTATGCCAACATTGTTAACCTTAATAAACAGGTGTATGGACCATTCTATGCAAATATTTTTAGAAAATTGCTATTCTGTGAAACAAACAAAGCGGAACCTGAACCTTCTACTAACTGA